In a genomic window of Mucilaginibacter sp. KACC 22063:
- a CDS encoding 3-hydroxyacyl-ACP dehydratase FabZ family protein: MYKNILNLLPYKSSFRFVDHISSLDMDGVVGEYTLKEDAFFYEDHFAGNPVTPGVIVTEIMAQIGLVVLGIFLILHEGDIDFKDDEPMFPLLTSTDVSFYKMVLPGQKVIVKSKKEYFRFGKLKCYVEMLDTNNELIAKGMFSGIIKNAGLRK; the protein is encoded by the coding sequence ATGTACAAAAACATATTAAACCTTTTACCTTATAAATCATCTTTTAGGTTTGTAGACCACATCTCATCACTGGATATGGATGGCGTTGTGGGGGAGTACACATTAAAAGAAGATGCTTTTTTTTACGAAGATCACTTTGCGGGTAACCCGGTTACACCCGGCGTTATCGTCACAGAAATAATGGCACAGATTGGCCTGGTGGTATTGGGTATTTTTCTGATACTGCATGAAGGCGATATTGATTTTAAAGACGACGAACCGATGTTTCCGCTATTAACATCAACAGATGTATCATTTTATAAAATGGTATTGCCGGGGCAAAAAGTAATCGTAAAATCTAAAAAAGAATACTTCCGTTTTGGAAAATTAAAGTGTTACGTAGAAATGCTGGACACTAATAACGAATTAATTGCAAAAGGCATGTTTTCGGGGATTATTAAAAACGCGGGGTTAAGGAAATGA
- a CDS encoding acyl carrier protein, with protein MTRQEILDELKKVLSPYTVDKEKLAQIDENTDLIKDLKINSANLVDIIIDAESKYDIEIDYDSADRMTNVGSCIDVISEKMGQA; from the coding sequence ATGACGAGACAAGAAATTTTAGACGAATTAAAAAAAGTGCTTTCGCCGTACACGGTTGATAAAGAAAAGCTGGCACAGATTGACGAGAACACAGATTTAATTAAAGACCTGAAAATAAATTCAGCCAATTTAGTTGATATTATTATCGACGCTGAATCTAAATATGATATCGAGATCGATTACGATTCTGCCGATCGCATGACCAATGTTGGTAGCTGCATTGATGTGATCAGCGAAAAAATGGGACAGGCATGA
- a CDS encoding 4'-phosphopantetheinyl transferase superfamily protein: MISIGNDIVDLKHIDKQRTCDRRFFSKILSPQEELLFSGFQSAQLPFEVFVWLLWSAKESVYKFLKRHQPGLVFSPVKFQVVDISTPLFASAHKQETALGFDERVLNMELLFAEQQYHVKSVVTPPYIASFISADFNKSYWGIRHVENPDPESLSAAVRLFAKERLVQLYPDLKVDFKKHDTGYPFIESTSLCISFSHHGNWVSYAFTQ; the protein is encoded by the coding sequence ATGATCAGTATCGGCAACGATATTGTAGACCTTAAACATATTGACAAACAAAGAACCTGCGACCGCAGGTTTTTTTCTAAGATACTATCTCCGCAAGAAGAGCTGCTTTTTAGCGGTTTCCAATCTGCACAATTACCGTTCGAGGTATTTGTGTGGTTATTATGGTCGGCTAAGGAATCTGTTTATAAGTTCTTGAAAAGGCACCAGCCCGGCCTGGTATTTTCACCCGTTAAATTTCAGGTTGTAGACATATCCACACCTCTATTCGCTTCTGCACACAAGCAGGAAACAGCTTTAGGCTTTGATGAGCGGGTTTTAAACATGGAACTGCTGTTTGCAGAGCAGCAATACCACGTAAAATCAGTAGTCACCCCACCATACATCGCATCATTTATTTCTGCAGACTTTAACAAAAGCTACTGGGGCATACGTCATGTTGAAAACCCAGACCCTGAAAGTCTGTCCGCAGCGGTAAGGTTGTTTGCAAAAGAGCGTTTAGTACAGCTTTATCCCGATTTGAAAGTAGATTTTAAGAAACATGATACCGGCTATCCTTTTATTGAAAGTACAAGCCTGTGCATTTCCTTTTCGCACCACGGTAACTGGGTTAGCTACGCATTCACTCAATAA
- a CDS encoding chloramphenicol acetyltransferase produces MKTRIDIDNWVRKEHFLFFNSFDEPYYGINVNIDCTLAYKDAKANGASFFLYYLHKSLVASQQIEEFRYRIEDNEVYLYDVINGGSTVDRANGTFGFGYYDYYPSFHDFAESCLKEIERVRSRNDLERSPRQDLIRYSALPWIDFTALSHARSFSYRDSAPKISFGKMTEKDGVRTMPVSIHVHHALVDGLHVGQYIECFQQLMNQPV; encoded by the coding sequence ATGAAAACAAGGATTGATATTGACAACTGGGTACGTAAAGAGCATTTTTTATTCTTCAACAGCTTCGATGAACCATACTACGGCATTAACGTCAATATTGATTGCACCTTAGCTTATAAAGATGCCAAAGCAAATGGGGCTTCATTCTTTTTATACTATCTGCACAAGTCATTAGTGGCTTCGCAGCAAATTGAAGAATTCAGGTACAGGATAGAAGATAACGAGGTTTATTTATATGATGTGATCAACGGCGGCTCAACCGTTGACCGTGCGAACGGCACTTTCGGTTTTGGCTACTACGATTATTACCCATCATTTCATGACTTTGCCGAATCATGTTTAAAAGAGATTGAACGGGTAAGAAGCCGCAATGATCTTGAGCGTTCGCCTCGGCAGGATCTGATCCGTTATTCTGCCCTGCCCTGGATTGATTTTACTGCTCTTTCTCACGCCCGGTCATTTTCTTACAGGGACAGCGCCCCTAAAATATCATTTGGCAAAATGACGGAGAAAGACGGTGTTCGAACTATGCCGGTATCCATCCATGTGCATCATGCTTTGGTTGATGGCCTGCATGTTGGCCAGTACATCGAGTGCTTTCAGCAGCTCATGAACCAGCCTGTTTAA
- a CDS encoding biliverdin-producing heme oxygenase yields MLSEKLKNETLSQHQQLEKRLVTRIKNATTTADYIDILQLFYGYFGGLEQYINQFIGSSQLADYTQRRKTDAIAQDIKTLGADPVTIAQNYELPQINSLPEAFGAMYVIEGSTLGGSIISKMISSRLGISNGLSFFNGYGEKTQQMWEEFRNKLNQIPTESQTQQAVITAANNTFIKFSNWIDRHGQKEL; encoded by the coding sequence ATGCTATCTGAAAAACTAAAAAATGAAACGCTTTCTCAGCATCAACAACTGGAAAAGAGGCTGGTAACCCGTATCAAGAATGCCACTACTACTGCCGACTATATAGATATACTTCAATTATTTTATGGATATTTTGGCGGGCTTGAGCAATATATTAATCAATTTATAGGCAGCAGTCAGCTTGCAGACTATACACAGCGCAGAAAAACTGATGCAATTGCACAAGATATAAAAACGCTTGGCGCCGATCCTGTTACCATAGCCCAAAACTATGAGCTGCCGCAAATCAACAGCTTGCCCGAAGCATTCGGCGCAATGTATGTAATTGAAGGATCAACGCTTGGCGGCAGCATTATAAGTAAAATGATCAGCAGCAGGCTGGGCATCAGCAACGGATTGTCTTTTTTCAATGGCTACGGCGAAAAAACGCAGCAGATGTGGGAAGAGTTCCGCAATAAACTAAATCAAATTCCAACCGAATCACAAACCCAGCAAGCGGTAATCACAGCCGCTAATAACACATTTATAAAATTTAGTAACTGGATAGATCGGCATGGACAAAAAGAATTATGA
- a CDS encoding beta-ketoacyl-[acyl-carrier-protein] synthase family protein, translating into MNRRVVVTGMGVVSPNGIGIPQFLDALKQGTSGIKFMPLYEELKFSCQVAGMPAFDWEGLRNYISEVSFHGLKARGVGYGIHAALDAWKDAGLEVETEDTRWDTGCVFGNSIADTEAMKNVITRVDNKEVKKLGSRVVEQAMNSGVTSYISGRLGLGNKVITNSAACATGTQAILMGYEYIKHGYADRMLVGSTEYVDTYVFGAFDSMRVLSRKFNDEPEKASRPLSITAGGFVPGSGAAAFVIEDLEFALARGAKIYAEILGGSTNSGGQRGGGSMTAPNPTGVMKSVTDAVKAAGISPEQIDLISGHLTATLADRLEIQNWCAALNRSGSDFPMVNSLKSMIGHSLSAAGSIESVAAILQIVHGFVHPNVNLDDPNPEITNIIDINCLPTSMVKKEVNIVAKANFGFGDVNTCLLFSKYSN; encoded by the coding sequence ATGAACAGGCGTGTAGTGGTTACAGGCATGGGCGTGGTATCTCCGAACGGAATCGGTATTCCCCAGTTTTTAGATGCGCTAAAACAAGGCACTTCAGGCATTAAGTTTATGCCGCTTTATGAAGAGCTTAAATTCAGCTGCCAGGTTGCAGGGATGCCTGCATTTGATTGGGAGGGCCTGCGTAACTACATATCAGAAGTAAGTTTTCACGGACTTAAAGCACGCGGTGTTGGCTACGGCATACATGCAGCGCTTGATGCCTGGAAGGATGCAGGCTTAGAAGTAGAAACGGAAGATACCCGCTGGGATACAGGTTGCGTTTTCGGTAATAGTATTGCCGATACCGAGGCCATGAAAAATGTAATAACCCGGGTAGATAACAAAGAAGTTAAAAAGCTTGGTTCGCGCGTGGTAGAGCAGGCCATGAACAGCGGTGTAACCTCCTACATATCCGGCCGTTTAGGCTTGGGCAATAAGGTAATTACAAACTCAGCGGCCTGTGCTACTGGTACGCAGGCTATCCTGATGGGCTATGAATATATCAAACATGGCTATGCTGACCGTATGCTGGTGGGCAGTACCGAATATGTGGACACCTATGTGTTTGGTGCATTTGATAGTATGCGTGTGCTTTCACGTAAGTTTAACGACGAGCCTGAAAAAGCATCGAGGCCATTGAGCATAACTGCCGGTGGTTTTGTACCCGGATCGGGTGCGGCGGCATTTGTAATTGAGGACCTTGAATTTGCCCTGGCGCGCGGCGCTAAAATCTATGCAGAAATTTTAGGCGGTTCTACCAATAGTGGCGGTCAGCGTGGCGGCGGCTCCATGACGGCGCCTAACCCTACCGGTGTAATGAAAAGCGTAACAGATGCCGTAAAAGCAGCAGGTATTTCGCCGGAACAAATAGACCTGATCAGCGGGCACCTTACAGCTACCCTGGCAGACCGGTTGGAGATACAAAACTGGTGCGCAGCTTTAAACCGCAGCGGCAGTGATTTCCCGATGGTAAATTCGCTTAAATCAATGATCGGGCATAGCCTTAGTGCGGCAGGGTCTATTGAGTCTGTTGCAGCTATCTTACAAATAGTTCATGGATTTGTGCATCCAAATGTTAATTTAGATGATCCAAACCCTGAGATCACAAACATTATTGATATAAATTGTTTACCAACATCAATGGTAAAAAAAGAGGTAAATATCGTAGCAAAAGCTAACTTTGGATTTGGCGACGTGAACACTTGCCTCCTGTTTTCAAAATATAGTAACTAA
- a CDS encoding KTSC domain-containing protein, which translates to MPSAVVSSYDYDSSSQDLKVTYTSGVVYTYKSVPEKVYKELKASQSKGRYLNFFIKGKYEYEKTLPGDQ; encoded by the coding sequence ATGCCATCAGCTGTTGTATCCTCTTATGATTATGATTCTTCAAGCCAAGATTTGAAGGTGACTTACACATCGGGCGTAGTTTATACTTACAAGTCTGTTCCTGAAAAGGTGTACAAGGAGTTGAAGGCCTCGCAGTCAAAAGGGCGCTACCTCAATTTTTTCATCAAAGGAAAGTATGAATACGAAAAGACTTTACCTGGTGATCAGTAA
- the lspA gene encoding signal peptidase II yields the protein MKENKLIRSIFIISIVLLNIGLDQFSKHLVRHYIYPYANHSFLNGHFILTRVENTGAFLSLGDQIPYLLRIILLSVIPSAVLIWAVAMLIRRVDFNKMALIGLCCIVGGGAGNVYDRVVNGSVTDFLYINFSIIHTGVFNIADLSITTGVFLVLISLRRKMVAERDKVE from the coding sequence ATGAAAGAGAATAAGCTGATCCGTTCCATCTTTATTATTTCCATCGTTTTACTTAATATCGGTCTCGATCAGTTTTCTAAACACCTGGTAAGGCATTATATATATCCATATGCCAACCATAGTTTTTTAAATGGCCATTTTATACTTACAAGAGTAGAAAATACCGGGGCATTTTTAAGCCTTGGCGACCAGATACCATACTTACTCCGAATTATCTTATTATCTGTTATTCCGTCTGCCGTTTTGATATGGGCCGTAGCCATGCTGATACGCCGTGTGGATTTTAATAAGATGGCACTTATAGGCCTTTGCTGTATTGTGGGTGGTGGCGCAGGCAATGTTTATGACAGGGTAGTAAACGGCTCTGTAACTGATTTTCTGTACATCAACTTCTCCATTATACATACCGGCGTATTTAATATTGCCGATCTGTCTATTACCACAGGAGTATTTTTAGTACTGATTTCCCTGCGACGTAAAATGGTTGCGGAAAGAGATAAGGTGGAGTAG
- a CDS encoding SDR family oxidoreductase — protein MDTTLQFNNLWAVVLGGSGGFGFAATEKLAKQGMNIAVVYREIATQEKTFKERLEALSAETGVKILNYNINALSEGGRENFINSFNEQVGNKKCVKLLLHAIARGNLKPLTVADPQQADAYNTLTTEDIQLTTYAMSNSLLDWANLLLKADLFAPKGRIIGLTSEGSHKYWDGYAAVSVAKASLESLNTYMAVEYSKYDINTNVIQAGITDTFSLRKIPGHDQLIEMATARNPYGRITQPQDVAKVIYMLCTDDADWINGSIIHVDGGEHCR, from the coding sequence GTGGATACAACTTTACAATTCAATAATTTATGGGCGGTGGTTTTAGGCGGATCCGGCGGGTTTGGTTTTGCGGCTACCGAAAAACTGGCAAAGCAGGGCATGAACATAGCTGTAGTGTACCGCGAAATTGCCACCCAAGAGAAAACATTTAAAGAGAGACTTGAAGCACTTTCAGCTGAAACAGGTGTAAAAATCCTCAACTATAACATCAACGCACTTAGCGAAGGCGGCAGGGAAAACTTTATCAATTCTTTTAATGAGCAGGTAGGTAATAAGAAGTGCGTAAAGCTTTTATTGCATGCCATTGCCCGCGGTAATTTAAAACCGCTAACCGTAGCAGATCCGCAACAGGCAGATGCTTATAACACGTTAACAACCGAAGATATACAGTTGACCACTTACGCCATGTCTAACAGTTTGCTCGACTGGGCAAACCTGTTATTAAAGGCAGATTTATTTGCACCCAAAGGCCGTATTATTGGCCTGACAAGCGAAGGCTCGCATAAATACTGGGATGGATATGCCGCGGTGTCTGTCGCTAAGGCATCACTTGAAAGCCTGAACACTTACATGGCTGTAGAATACAGCAAATACGATATTAATACCAACGTAATACAGGCTGGTATTACTGATACTTTTTCGTTAAGAAAAATACCCGGACACGATCAGCTGATTGAAATGGCAACAGCCCGAAACCCCTACGGGCGCATTACCCAACCCCAGGATGTTGCAAAAGTAATTTACATGCTTTGTACCGATGATGCCGATTGGATAAACGGATCAATAATTCATGTAGATGGCGGCGAACATTGCCGTTAG
- a CDS encoding GAF domain-containing protein: MDKKNYDSDFCGSLPLHNTNLIQPYGYLVVLDAQSLNVVQVSENIEDLLAAKRADVVNKPWSAFVAAGEADLIKAKFDTGITDKIPLSFTVTTNGSNVNLLGLVHAKSGYLIVELERVAPDSARYFTEVFQEVKYAMAAIEIADSVEAVCHTAIHELKKLSGFDGVMMYRFDSDWNGTVIAEEKEPGLENYLGHTFPASDVPKQARQLYLKNPYRLIPNREYTPVRLYPVINPVSNSFVDLTDCNLRSVAGVHLEYMKNMNVMASMSIRVIKDGQLWGLISCHNITAKYLSYELCSVFELLSNVISYKISSIYNKADFDFAARLQEQRAELVEQVYTNNDLAKGLLQSNGTNILEMFNATGAVVIEDGRFELAGEIPSQDDLENLVFWLQGKNITKTYANNNLAGAYDDAAEYSDIASGVLVIPVDKDKGNYILCFRPEVVRTINWGGNPNEAINFEKDGKTYHPRNSFKLWQQTVRQTSLPWDQHELTAAEMFRSFAFEFKTKQIFS, from the coding sequence ATGGACAAAAAGAATTATGATTCTGACTTTTGCGGTAGTTTACCGCTGCATAATACTAACCTGATACAGCCGTATGGTTATCTGGTGGTGTTAGATGCTCAGTCGCTTAATGTGGTACAGGTAAGTGAGAATATTGAAGATTTGCTGGCTGCTAAACGGGCAGATGTGGTTAATAAGCCGTGGTCGGCATTTGTAGCTGCCGGCGAGGCAGATTTGATAAAAGCAAAGTTTGACACAGGCATAACCGATAAAATTCCGCTAAGCTTTACAGTTACAACAAATGGCAGTAATGTTAACCTGCTGGGCCTTGTACATGCAAAAAGCGGATATCTGATTGTTGAACTTGAAAGGGTTGCGCCGGATTCGGCTCGCTATTTTACCGAAGTTTTTCAGGAGGTAAAATATGCCATGGCTGCAATTGAGATAGCTGATTCTGTTGAGGCCGTCTGCCATACAGCTATACATGAGCTGAAAAAGCTGTCGGGTTTTGATGGTGTAATGATGTATCGGTTCGATAGTGATTGGAACGGTACCGTTATCGCCGAAGAAAAAGAACCCGGATTAGAAAATTATCTTGGACATACCTTTCCGGCTTCAGATGTACCTAAGCAAGCACGACAGTTATATTTGAAAAATCCTTATCGGCTTATTCCTAACCGCGAATACACACCGGTACGTTTGTATCCGGTAATTAACCCGGTAAGTAATTCGTTTGTTGACCTTACCGATTGTAACCTGCGCAGTGTGGCGGGGGTGCATTTAGAGTATATGAAAAACATGAATGTAATGGCATCCATGTCTATCAGGGTTATAAAAGATGGCCAGCTTTGGGGATTAATATCCTGTCATAATATCACGGCCAAATACCTCAGTTATGAACTATGTTCGGTATTTGAGCTCTTGTCAAATGTGATTTCTTACAAAATATCGTCTATTTATAACAAGGCCGACTTTGATTTTGCAGCGCGGCTTCAGGAGCAGCGCGCCGAGCTTGTTGAGCAGGTTTACACCAATAATGACCTGGCGAAAGGTTTGCTGCAAAGCAACGGGACAAACATTTTAGAAATGTTTAATGCTACCGGTGCTGTTGTTATAGAGGATGGCCGTTTCGAATTGGCTGGTGAAATACCTTCGCAGGACGATTTAGAGAACCTGGTGTTTTGGCTACAGGGTAAAAACATCACCAAAACTTATGCGAATAACAATTTAGCAGGCGCATATGATGATGCTGCAGAATATAGCGATATTGCCAGTGGCGTATTAGTTATTCCTGTAGATAAAGATAAAGGGAACTATATTTTGTGTTTCAGGCCGGAGGTGGTGCGAACCATTAACTGGGGCGGAAATCCGAATGAAGCTATAAATTTTGAGAAGGACGGTAAAACATATCACCCCAGAAATTCATTTAAGCTATGGCAACAAACTGTGAGGCAAACATCTTTGCCCTGGGATCAGCATGAGCTTACTGCGGCCGAGATGTTTAGAAGCTTTGCTTTTGAATTTAAGACAAAACAAATTTTTAGCTGA